From a single Candidatus Thorarchaeota archaeon genomic region:
- the leuD gene encoding 3-isopropylmalate dehydratase small subunit (catalyzes the isomerization between 2-isopropylmalate and 3-isopropylmalate in leucine biosynthesis): MVGQIRGRAWLFDDNVDTDQIISGKHLRLLDYAEMAKHALEIPRPDFAKEVRAGDVIVAGRNFGSGSSREEAPQVLKQLGVSCVVAESFARIFYRNSFNIGLPAIVLKDATLQIRDGEDLAIDLEEGRITVIDRGAQLQIDPIPPFMMALLKAGGAVAKYKNEH; this comes from the coding sequence ATAGTCGGTCAGATTCGAGGACGCGCATGGCTTTTTGATGACAATGTGGATACAGATCAGATCATCTCAGGTAAACACCTTCGACTCCTCGATTACGCGGAGATGGCTAAACATGCACTAGAGATACCAAGACCGGACTTCGCCAAGGAGGTGAGGGCAGGAGACGTGATCGTGGCAGGACGTAACTTTGGCAGTGGGTCGTCACGAGAGGAGGCGCCTCAAGTACTGAAGCAATTGGGCGTCAGCTGTGTCGTTGCAGAGTCGTTTGCCCGGATATTCTATAGAAACTCGTTCAACATAGGCCTGCCAGCAATTGTACTAAAGGACGCAACTTTACAAATCCGGGATGGAGAAGATCTCGCAATTGATTTAGAAGAGGGGAGAATCACAGTTATCGACCGTGGAGCCCAACTACAGATCGACCCAATTCCACCGTTTATGATGGCACTATTAAAGGCGGGGGGTGCTGTGGCCAAATATAAGAACGAACACTGA
- a CDS encoding 3-isopropylmalate dehydratase large subunit yields MGKTLAEQLIGSHTESGVADAGEIVEVAVDMLMTHEVLGSRIMPILEEMDVKRVWDPARILVVNDHWAPASDTKSAEIHQRNRQFVREHKIKHFCDVDCGICHQVLPELGLVAPGDLIIGSDSHSTLYGAFNAFATGLAATDCAIIIATGKTWLRVPESIKITVSGEFKEYVMSKDLILKIIADLGADGANYMSMEFHGPTIDQMSVDSRMTMTNMSVEAGAKSGLMTVNKSVQEWMNKRPPDRKWAPVVPDNTAEYQESLEYDLDKEALEPYVAVPDSPANGRPVTEVVGTPIDQAFLGSCTNGRLEDLQVAAKILKGRHVHNGTRMIVTPASREVYMSALDNGIIRILMEAGAVVTNATCGACVGGHLGVLGAGEVCISSTNRNFPGRMGHRESKVYLASPATVTASAIMGEITDPRSV; encoded by the coding sequence GTGGGAAAGACTCTGGCCGAGCAGCTCATCGGAAGTCATACTGAATCTGGCGTAGCCGATGCAGGAGAGATCGTCGAAGTAGCTGTAGATATGTTGATGACCCACGAAGTATTGGGTTCAAGAATCATGCCCATCCTTGAGGAGATGGATGTCAAGAGAGTCTGGGACCCGGCCCGTATTCTCGTAGTCAACGATCATTGGGCTCCGGCGTCGGATACAAAGAGCGCAGAGATCCATCAGAGAAATAGACAGTTCGTTCGTGAGCATAAGATCAAACACTTCTGTGATGTGGACTGTGGCATCTGTCATCAGGTCCTTCCCGAGCTGGGACTGGTGGCACCCGGAGACCTCATCATCGGATCGGACTCCCACTCAACACTCTATGGTGCATTCAATGCCTTTGCAACAGGGCTGGCCGCTACTGATTGCGCGATCATAATCGCCACTGGCAAGACTTGGTTACGGGTCCCTGAGTCAATCAAGATCACCGTCAGTGGAGAGTTCAAAGAGTACGTGATGAGCAAGGATCTGATTCTAAAGATCATTGCAGATCTTGGTGCTGATGGAGCAAATTACATGTCCATGGAGTTTCATGGACCCACAATTGACCAAATGTCTGTGGACTCTAGAATGACAATGACAAATATGAGCGTGGAGGCCGGAGCAAAGAGCGGTCTGATGACGGTCAACAAGAGTGTCCAAGAGTGGATGAACAAGCGACCCCCAGATCGAAAATGGGCCCCGGTTGTACCAGACAATACAGCAGAATATCAAGAATCCTTAGAATACGATCTGGATAAAGAAGCGCTAGAACCCTATGTTGCCGTTCCTGACAGCCCAGCAAATGGACGACCTGTCACTGAGGTCGTGGGGACTCCGATCGATCAGGCATTTCTTGGATCCTGTACAAATGGACGCCTTGAAGACCTTCAAGTCGCAGCCAAGATACTCAAAGGGAGGCATGTGCATAACGGCACAAGGATGATAGTAACCCCTGCAAGTCGGGAGGTCTACATGAGTGCCTTAGACAACGGAATCATAAGAATCTTGATGGAGGCTGGAGCAGTTGTGACCAATGCAACGTGCGGTGCCTGTGTTGGGGGACACTTGGGAGTTCTTGGGGCGGGAGAAGTTTGTATCTCATCAACTAATCGGAACTTTCCCGGACGTATGGGCCACAGAGAATCAAAGGTATATCTGGCATCACCTGCAACGGTTACCGCCAGTGCCATAATGGGAGAGATCACGGACCCAAGGAGCGTGTAG
- a CDS encoding isocitrate/isopropylmalate dehydrogenase family protein gives MGKYRIAVIPGDGIGKEVIPQSVRAIRAALEETNGLQLDFMDIEAGGEYYLKTQREWSEEAEQFVKREADAILLGAVGAIDGHGNTVRLPDGNLAGYHVVIGLRFDLDLYANVRPVRLLEGVPTPLARKTHRDIDMVIVRENTEGLYTPARGTLARGGEPEIAIDTRVITHKGSARVIEQAFKIAEARKGRPADGKRMVTCVDKSNLLAGCQLFRYTFDQVASRYSNISRDYAYVDAWTQWCIRRPESFDVVVAPNAFGDIITDLGAAIQGGLGMAPAGNIGDSKGVFEPVHGSAPKHYGENTANPIASILAGSMMLEWLGDQNKDDHCKQAAQLIVDAVAQVLREGTIRTYDLCVGDWEQVTPSSTIQVTNAVIKTIADITD, from the coding sequence ATGGGAAAATATCGCATCGCTGTAATTCCGGGGGATGGCATCGGCAAAGAAGTGATCCCTCAATCTGTACGGGCCATAAGAGCCGCCTTGGAAGAGACAAACGGTCTCCAACTTGACTTTATGGACATAGAGGCAGGGGGAGAGTATTATCTCAAGACCCAGCGTGAGTGGAGCGAGGAAGCAGAACAGTTCGTCAAGAGAGAGGCTGATGCGATACTTCTTGGAGCGGTCGGTGCAATAGATGGACATGGTAATACCGTACGCCTACCGGATGGTAACTTGGCAGGATATCATGTGGTCATTGGCCTCAGATTCGATCTGGACCTCTATGCTAATGTGAGACCTGTGAGATTACTTGAGGGCGTACCGACCCCGCTAGCTCGAAAGACCCATAGAGATATCGACATGGTGATCGTGAGAGAGAATACGGAGGGTCTCTACACCCCGGCACGCGGAACCTTAGCAAGGGGTGGTGAACCCGAGATCGCAATCGACACACGAGTCATCACTCACAAGGGGTCGGCCCGAGTCATAGAACAGGCATTCAAGATTGCAGAGGCAAGAAAGGGTAGACCGGCCGACGGAAAGAGAATGGTCACCTGTGTTGACAAGAGCAATTTACTTGCTGGTTGTCAGCTCTTCAGGTACACCTTCGATCAGGTAGCAAGTAGATACTCGAACATCTCCAGAGACTACGCATATGTTGATGCATGGACTCAGTGGTGCATTCGAAGGCCTGAGAGCTTTGATGTCGTTGTAGCACCGAATGCCTTTGGCGATATCATCACAGATCTTGGAGCGGCGATTCAGGGCGGTCTCGGAATGGCACCAGCAGGAAATATCGGGGACTCGAAGGGAGTCTTTGAGCCAGTTCATGGGTCAGCCCCGAAACACTATGGAGAGAATACCGCCAACCCAATCGCTTCCATATTGGCTGGCTCGATGATGCTTGAGTGGCTGGGCGATCAAAACAAAGATGACCATTGCAAGCAGGCCGCACAACTGATCGTGGATGCTGTTGCTCAGGTTCTCCGAGAGGGCACAATTAGAACGTACGATCTCTGTGTGGGCGACTGGGAACAGGTAACGCCTTCATCGACCATACAGGTGACTAATGCAGTGATAAAGACCATTGCGGACATAACAGATTAA
- a CDS encoding fumarylacetoacetate hydrolase family protein, with protein sequence MHLVSYAHLGDMSIGIIHESNLYDIPMLASQYGLAEGRYGRDFPRTMIELLRWPDGVSVVQDLLVALRDDTSSERVNALDLSEVKILAPIIRPGKIIALGLNYKSHIQETGREVPEFPVIFAKFPSAVVHPEDDIPYPSLTRRLDWEVELGVVIGKTCKQVSSNDALDYVAGYTIINDLSARDLQKRDGQWVRAKSLDGFCPMGPVIVTTDELGDGSGLRLYSKINGTIKQDSTTSDLLFDVPHIIEYLSQAFTLEPGDVIATGTPSGVGFARDPPEYLQPGDEMDLFIEKIGHLRNRIVESR encoded by the coding sequence ATGCATCTTGTATCGTATGCCCATCTGGGAGACATGTCTATTGGTATTATTCACGAGTCCAATCTCTACGATATTCCTATGTTGGCCTCCCAGTATGGTCTGGCTGAGGGGAGGTATGGTCGTGATTTTCCACGAACAATGATCGAGCTCTTACGTTGGCCTGATGGTGTATCTGTGGTACAAGACCTTCTTGTTGCATTAAGAGATGACACCTCTTCTGAGCGCGTCAACGCTTTAGACCTCTCAGAGGTGAAGATCTTGGCCCCGATCATACGGCCCGGCAAGATCATCGCATTAGGGTTAAACTACAAGAGCCACATCCAAGAGACTGGCAGAGAGGTTCCTGAGTTCCCCGTCATCTTTGCCAAATTTCCATCAGCTGTCGTTCATCCTGAAGACGATATCCCCTATCCTTCCCTGACACGTAGACTTGACTGGGAGGTTGAGTTAGGTGTTGTTATTGGCAAGACCTGCAAACAGGTCTCCTCTAATGACGCTCTTGACTATGTGGCTGGTTATACGATCATAAACGACTTGAGCGCACGTGATCTTCAGAAGCGGGATGGCCAATGGGTGCGCGCAAAGTCACTTGATGGCTTCTGCCCAATGGGGCCTGTGATCGTCACAACTGATGAGCTTGGAGACGGCTCTGGGCTGCGGCTCTATTCGAAGATCAATGGTACCATCAAACAGGACTCCACAACCTCCGACCTGCTATTTGATGTGCCTCATATCATCGAGTATCTATCACAGGCGTTCACATTAGAACCTGGTGATGTCATTGCCACCGGGACACCATCCGGCGTAGGTTTCGCACGAGACCCTCCTGAATATCTCCAGCCCGGTGACGAGATGGATCTCTTCATCGAGAAGATCGGTCATCTACGCAACCGCATCGTCGAGTCTAGATGA
- a CDS encoding alpha-galactosidase, protein MAEFGEICKVELSSDKVQLSNDLITLTYDTQRGHFTLTSLDKKITYFSRAYFLVHTGRQVYSSRNMIFRRLDSIDLKTEQGPVKAVVLKLQSADKKSEIHVRLSLWRGLKGYTAVVQFKNKSKDPEVIHSIEPFVIDTENDLQIFTGTSESDLRVFKNGFHSWELTQAKTIEPGENTSHIFSVIHNISSRNSIALGFVTNEKQLTTISMLGSEDHPPAMIQVLASCAADNLPVDTQNSVMSEELLVLVGSNPVEMIREYAQITASKMKAVTWDNIPTGWCSWYFYYTMPDQYEIIQNADVLQKRFPQMQWVQLDDGYQRAVGDWVENDRFSNSLANLVEKIEARGFKAGIWTAPFIASKNSNLYRDKPHWFIRDRNNNPIPVGDNPLWYGEYYALDFTNPAVIQHIRNLFIRLKSYGFDYFKIDFLYHATQEGVRHDESQTRAQALRNGLVAIREAVGDSLILGCGAPLGQCIGITNMMRIGTDIATAWRTDWGGGVYECSINTMTRAFMHDTWWINDPDCILVRQDDNDLSLEEIRLWLTVVALSGGAILLSDRLEEVAEERLSLVDKLLPPYRRGAVAIDAFVEPEPRVFALKIATPLGEWAVVATLNLSEKEISVQFDLPSVGLHETVPHHVFEFWTQQYEGTVEESMKVTGLRPHTCRLFVIRPEMETPMILSTSIHFTQGAVELKDQKWDSAKNELSVFVTTDTRHEEAVFIVFGPHWRPKRGSINDEPIRLDKVAPEVIAIRRQFKAGQEITVTFDRRE, encoded by the coding sequence ATGGCCGAGTTTGGTGAGATATGTAAAGTGGAACTGAGTTCGGACAAGGTGCAGCTCAGTAACGATCTCATCACACTCACCTATGATACACAACGAGGACATTTTACGCTCACCAGTCTGGACAAGAAGATCACATACTTCTCACGTGCCTATTTTCTTGTTCACACAGGGAGGCAGGTCTACAGTTCACGCAACATGATCTTTCGAAGACTTGACTCGATCGATCTTAAGACAGAACAGGGCCCAGTAAAGGCCGTAGTCCTCAAACTCCAGAGTGCCGACAAAAAATCGGAGATCCATGTGCGTCTGAGTCTGTGGAGAGGCCTCAAAGGCTATACAGCGGTAGTCCAATTTAAGAACAAGAGCAAAGACCCTGAAGTCATACATTCCATAGAGCCATTTGTGATTGATACCGAAAATGATCTGCAAATATTCACAGGAACTTCTGAGTCAGATCTAAGAGTCTTCAAAAATGGGTTTCACTCGTGGGAATTGACACAGGCCAAGACTATCGAGCCCGGAGAGAATACAAGTCATATCTTCTCGGTCATCCATAATATCAGCTCTAGAAATAGTATCGCCCTTGGATTTGTGACCAATGAAAAGCAACTGACAACAATCTCAATGCTTGGTTCCGAAGATCACCCGCCCGCTATGATCCAAGTTCTGGCAAGTTGCGCAGCAGACAATCTACCAGTGGACACTCAAAATAGTGTGATGTCAGAAGAATTGCTTGTACTGGTAGGCTCTAACCCTGTTGAGATGATCAGGGAATATGCACAGATCACGGCCTCTAAGATGAAGGCTGTCACATGGGACAATATCCCGACGGGGTGGTGCAGCTGGTACTTCTATTATACAATGCCAGACCAGTATGAGATTATTCAAAATGCGGATGTCCTTCAGAAACGGTTCCCACAGATGCAGTGGGTACAGCTCGACGACGGGTATCAGCGAGCAGTTGGAGACTGGGTCGAGAATGACCGATTCAGCAATTCACTTGCAAACCTTGTTGAGAAAATAGAGGCCCGAGGCTTCAAGGCAGGAATCTGGACCGCCCCATTTATCGCCTCTAAAAATTCGAACCTGTATAGGGACAAACCACACTGGTTTATTCGCGACCGCAACAACAATCCTATTCCCGTCGGGGACAATCCACTATGGTACGGTGAGTATTACGCACTCGATTTCACAAATCCCGCAGTGATACAACACATCAGAAACCTCTTCATCCGTCTCAAGAGCTACGGCTTCGACTATTTCAAGATCGATTTTCTATATCATGCAACTCAAGAAGGAGTACGACATGACGAGTCCCAGACTCGTGCGCAGGCACTGAGAAACGGGCTTGTCGCAATAAGAGAGGCTGTTGGGGACTCGCTCATATTGGGTTGTGGGGCACCTCTTGGACAGTGCATAGGGATCACCAACATGATGCGGATAGGGACAGATATTGCCACTGCTTGGAGAACAGATTGGGGTGGTGGAGTCTATGAGTGCAGCATCAATACAATGACTCGTGCCTTTATGCACGATACGTGGTGGATAAACGATCCAGATTGCATTCTTGTACGACAAGATGATAACGACCTCTCCCTTGAGGAGATCCGTCTATGGTTGACAGTTGTTGCATTAAGCGGTGGGGCCATCCTGTTGAGTGATCGACTTGAAGAGGTGGCTGAAGAACGATTGAGCCTTGTTGACAAGTTACTTCCACCGTATCGGAGAGGCGCTGTGGCAATCGATGCCTTTGTTGAACCTGAGCCTCGTGTCTTCGCCCTGAAGATTGCCACTCCACTTGGTGAATGGGCCGTCGTGGCAACCTTGAATCTTTCTGAGAAGGAAATCTCTGTCCAGTTCGACCTGCCATCAGTTGGGCTTCATGAGACCGTCCCCCATCATGTGTTCGAGTTTTGGACACAGCAGTATGAGGGAACCGTCGAGGAATCAATGAAGGTGACGGGTCTCAGACCTCACACCTGCCGACTCTTTGTGATTCGACCAGAGATGGAGACCCCAATGATTCTCAGCACGAGCATACATTTCACTCAGGGAGCTGTCGAGCTGAAGGATCAAAAATGGGATTCCGCAAAGAACGAACTGAGTGTGTTCGTGACAACAGATACACGACACGAAGAAGCGGTATTCATTGTCTTTGGCCCACACTGGAGACCTAAACGTGGTTCAATAAACGATGAGCCGATCAGACTTGACAAGGTTGCTCCAGAAGTCATCGCAATAAGACGCCAGTTCAAGGCCGGACAGGAGATCACCGTCACCTTTGATAGAAGAGAGTAA
- a CDS encoding tetratricopeptide repeat protein codes for MALETEQPAPKKGISQQRLLMAITAIVIIGGLFYAALAGWGIVPGEPLGIIGFIMLVLSILFLGAACLFIGRLTSKMPEYGEMENKYNEAMTYYEAGDWEEALTIFKDLMGTEMDHKRALYYAARCCENLERWEEVKTYIKRYLTLQPKDREAWELLAKAHKKFFEYEEAEAAQERAEKLPPRGK; via the coding sequence TTGGCTCTTGAGACCGAACAACCCGCTCCTAAGAAGGGAATCAGTCAGCAACGATTATTGATGGCCATTACTGCGATCGTCATTATTGGTGGACTCTTTTATGCAGCTCTCGCAGGATGGGGAATCGTCCCGGGTGAACCGCTTGGAATCATCGGATTCATCATGCTGGTCTTGTCAATACTCTTTCTTGGTGCGGCATGCCTGTTTATTGGAAGACTCACATCAAAGATGCCCGAGTACGGAGAGATGGAAAATAAATATAATGAGGCCATGACGTATTATGAAGCTGGGGACTGGGAGGAGGCATTGACAATATTCAAGGATCTCATGGGCACTGAGATGGATCATAAGAGAGCGCTCTATTACGCTGCGCGGTGCTGTGAGAACCTCGAGAGGTGGGAAGAGGTCAAGACGTACATCAAGCGATACTTGACACTACAACCAAAAGATCGAGAAGCGTGGGAATTATTGGCGAAGGCTCACAAGAAATTCTTTGAGTATGAAGAGGCAGAGGCTGCTCAGGAACGTGCTGAAAAGCTTCCGCCACGTGGAAAATGA
- a CDS encoding tetratricopeptide repeat protein, with translation MSTSNDEEMTRAVRLIKQGLYDDAIKILQDIVEKDPHRIEAWYNLGVALLEAEREEDAIKAFDEALAIDNEIFEIWFNKATALYYLSDFKGAKQCYERALEINPDDAEAWNNLGNCHSRLGEGQEAIKAYTRAVAAKPDYAEAFYNKANAHFIEEEFDKAVAYADLAIELDPSLVERVSQWIDVARRHLEAKKEDREYREKKGSQSRLLAELEENDN, from the coding sequence ATGTCTACTAGCAATGATGAAGAAATGACCCGGGCGGTGCGTCTCATCAAACAGGGTCTCTACGACGACGCGATTAAGATTCTTCAGGATATCGTCGAAAAAGACCCACATCGGATCGAGGCGTGGTACAACCTTGGTGTGGCACTTCTTGAGGCCGAGAGAGAAGAAGATGCCATAAAGGCATTCGACGAGGCTCTTGCCATCGATAACGAGATCTTTGAGATCTGGTTCAACAAGGCCACTGCGCTTTATTATTTATCTGATTTTAAGGGAGCGAAACAGTGCTACGAACGTGCCCTAGAGATCAATCCGGATGATGCGGAGGCATGGAACAATCTAGGAAATTGCCACTCCCGACTTGGAGAGGGGCAAGAGGCGATCAAGGCATACACACGCGCAGTCGCGGCCAAGCCTGACTACGCAGAGGCATTTTATAACAAGGCCAATGCTCACTTTATCGAGGAGGAATTTGACAAGGCCGTTGCCTATGCGGACCTTGCGATCGAGCTTGATCCAAGTCTTGTCGAACGAGTGAGTCAATGGATAGATGTCGCTCGAAGACATCTTGAGGCAAAGAAGGAAGATAGAGAATACAGAGAGAAGAAAGGCTCACAAAGTAGACTGCTCGCCGAGCTAGAAGAGAACGACAACTAG
- a CDS encoding MFS transporter, giving the protein MATITKASYAVLAACTIAHFLNHIFTGALSPFLPVIKEELSLNLTQVGIISSAAIVTMTITHLLVGYLADKGWRDIFIPLSVLLASIVVLFTSFATTFVILVIMQSLLGVGAAGYHPSAFPAISDRFPKGARAKAVGTQAMGGLVGMASIPFLGVVLLVTLGTWQASLIALGILGLILFVVTAMLMRFSFEYTRNNPEIEEEPDGEEGWTRNYVLAMILSGLRGIPFRCTNLLMPVYLVMSYGYAPLWAGSLTTLMLGTGLVGELISGAVSDRVQRRTPFIILSPLLMAPAILLLNFSLEPIPLVLVLMTIGFVYYFGVPPYQAYQTEISPRNQKGLAFGLIFSIGAIPGALSPIAFGWIGDTYGLSASILFLVIVSIMAAIVAMTLREQPHDKQDSTVKDIQVEPI; this is encoded by the coding sequence TTGGCGACTATCACAAAGGCCTCATATGCAGTGTTAGCAGCATGCACAATAGCTCATTTCCTTAATCACATCTTCACAGGTGCACTGTCACCATTTCTACCAGTCATAAAGGAAGAGCTATCCCTCAACCTCACACAGGTAGGGATCATCTCCAGTGCAGCAATCGTCACCATGACAATAACGCATCTGCTAGTAGGATATCTTGCGGATAAGGGGTGGCGTGACATCTTTATCCCCTTGAGCGTTCTCCTAGCTTCAATAGTTGTACTCTTCACAAGCTTCGCCACGACCTTCGTCATTCTTGTCATCATGCAATCGCTTCTTGGAGTTGGAGCAGCAGGATATCATCCCTCAGCATTCCCAGCGATCTCGGATCGGTTCCCAAAAGGAGCACGGGCCAAGGCGGTCGGCACTCAGGCGATGGGGGGACTTGTGGGAATGGCAAGCATCCCATTCCTTGGGGTAGTCTTGCTTGTCACTCTTGGAACATGGCAGGCTTCACTCATAGCACTTGGAATTCTGGGATTGATCCTCTTCGTTGTGACCGCGATGCTGATGCGGTTTTCATTTGAGTACACTCGCAACAATCCTGAAATCGAGGAGGAACCAGATGGCGAAGAGGGATGGACACGTAATTATGTGCTTGCGATGATCCTCTCAGGCCTCAGGGGAATTCCCTTTCGCTGCACAAATCTCTTGATGCCTGTGTATCTCGTCATGAGCTACGGATATGCACCTCTATGGGCGGGTTCATTGACCACACTAATGTTGGGCACAGGGCTTGTTGGCGAGTTAATTTCTGGAGCAGTATCAGATAGAGTGCAACGTCGGACGCCATTTATTATATTATCACCATTACTGATGGCCCCGGCGATCTTGTTGCTCAACTTCTCACTGGAACCGATTCCCTTGGTCCTCGTATTAATGACCATTGGATTTGTCTATTATTTTGGCGTTCCACCGTATCAGGCATATCAGACTGAGATCTCACCACGCAATCAAAAAGGATTGGCCTTTGGACTCATATTTTCCATCGGTGCGATTCCAGGGGCTCTGTCACCAATTGCATTTGGATGGATAGGGGATACATATGGACTCTCAGCCTCAATTCTCTTCCTTGTTATTGTATCAATAATGGCCGCTATTGTTGCCATGACCCTCAGGGAACAACCACATGACAAACAGGACTCCACAGTCAAAGACATTCAAGTCGAACCAATATAA
- a CDS encoding S8 family serine peptidase, with translation MTSMIHAWEIENVPRKTEKSGTLKGIAILIVLIILASTLTAILAPELPNIIGSQKDGVRVAVIDTGVNADELPFGSVVASKSFILPQYGYDVADTSTADSEPERVPHGTLVSNTILSSSTSAVIVNAKTISDEGSATSAAIVAAIYWAIEENCSVINLSLGSSPTLGDPMRDAINYAVNHGVVVVSSAGNEGDSGTAGSSVGAPALFENVIAVGALDELGKPAQYSSTGPTREPIMKPDIMATGYVSTSSAIYYGTSFSSPRIAGRVADLIKYCKDHGIAYTPGLIKAALMKSATRMAYPEYVVGAGKVNYTKALQIIGSFSQSSEVPALTYVHPKQLPIDYERLFYNDNYSFGVQIINSKHMQYTVDITTTTPSVFHMPSTVEVNQTAIIPLEIHVPSSGPTIFAANITFASGVSTDYLQISFTAAEASAHVALDVSRSAWSIDTHYGQFREFYKLLVKNSISVTEFAQGTTITENLLNRYDAVLILDPCTWGTNETDPLHPKAYSLRYTQDEIRAYESYFNNSGGIFVAGLDNKSINVSAVNELLSWSGFALGTHRIPSSGDAVKVINLTIHSITAGVTGFDFVGANLTLPENATSLATYKSVVTLGAMERSGGGRLVVTGTNFFIDNWGLSGKYEANGDKTIALQIVLWLMNKL, from the coding sequence ATGACTAGCATGATCCACGCCTGGGAAATTGAAAACGTGCCACGAAAAACGGAAAAATCTGGCACCCTTAAGGGAATTGCCATATTAATTGTATTAATTATTCTCGCATCGACTCTGACGGCAATACTCGCACCGGAATTGCCAAACATTATCGGGTCACAGAAAGACGGTGTACGTGTTGCCGTGATCGACACCGGTGTGAACGCCGATGAACTACCATTTGGTTCGGTAGTTGCATCAAAGAGCTTCATCCTCCCTCAATATGGGTACGATGTGGCCGATACCAGTACTGCCGACTCCGAACCGGAGAGAGTACCTCACGGGACACTGGTCTCGAACACGATCCTCTCAAGTTCCACAAGTGCTGTGATTGTCAATGCAAAGACCATATCTGATGAGGGGAGCGCCACCTCTGCTGCAATTGTCGCAGCGATCTATTGGGCCATTGAAGAGAATTGCAGTGTCATTAACCTTAGTCTTGGATCATCACCAACTCTTGGAGATCCGATGCGTGATGCGATCAATTACGCAGTGAACCATGGAGTTGTAGTGGTCTCTTCGGCAGGAAATGAGGGCGACAGTGGTACGGCAGGATCGTCAGTAGGAGCTCCTGCATTGTTCGAAAATGTGATTGCTGTTGGAGCTCTAGATGAACTGGGGAAGCCTGCACAGTATTCCAGCACGGGGCCAACAAGAGAACCCATTATGAAACCAGATATCATGGCAACAGGATACGTGAGCACAAGTAGTGCGATCTATTACGGAACAAGTTTCTCATCACCCCGAATTGCAGGACGAGTGGCAGACTTGATAAAATATTGCAAGGACCATGGCATCGCATATACTCCCGGGCTCATTAAGGCGGCCCTGATGAAATCGGCTACCCGGATGGCATATCCGGAATATGTGGTCGGTGCGGGAAAGGTCAATTATACCAAAGCACTTCAAATCATCGGTTCCTTCAGTCAGTCATCTGAGGTCCCGGCCCTCACGTATGTCCACCCCAAACAACTCCCTATTGATTACGAACGCCTATTTTATAATGATAATTACTCGTTTGGCGTCCAGATCATCAATAGTAAGCATATGCAGTATACAGTCGATATCACTACGACAACACCGTCCGTATTTCATATGCCATCAACCGTTGAAGTAAATCAGACAGCCATCATTCCCCTCGAGATCCATGTTCCCTCATCGGGCCCAACAATCTTTGCTGCAAATATCACATTTGCAAGTGGGGTTTCAACCGACTATCTTCAGATTTCGTTTACGGCCGCTGAGGCGAGTGCTCACGTTGCACTAGATGTCAGTCGCTCTGCGTGGTCAATTGATACCCATTATGGGCAGTTCAGAGAGTTCTACAAGCTATTGGTGAAGAACTCAATCTCTGTCACAGAGTTTGCCCAGGGCACGACCATTACGGAGAACCTGCTCAACCGATATGATGCGGTCCTCATCCTCGATCCCTGTACGTGGGGTACAAACGAGACCGACCCATTACATCCCAAAGCGTACTCTTTGAGATACACACAAGATGAGATACGAGCATATGAGAGCTACTTCAATAATTCCGGGGGCATATTTGTTGCCGGACTGGATAACAAGAGCATAAACGTCTCAGCAGTAAATGAATTACTCTCATGGAGCGGGTTCGCGTTAGGGACCCACAGAATTCCAAGCTCGGGAGATGCTGTGAAAGTGATCAATCTCACAATACATTCGATAACTGCTGGCGTCACAGGCTTCGATTTTGTGGGAGCAAATCTCACTTTACCTGAAAATGCCACGAGCCTAGCAACCTACAAGTCCGTAGTCACACTCGGGGCCATGGAACGATCCGGAGGCGGCCGGTTGGTCGTCACAGGCACCAACTTCTTCATAGATAATTGGGGTCTCTCTGGCAAATACGAGGCGAATGGCGATAAGACAATAGCACTCCAGATTGTACTATGGCTCATGAACAAGCTCTGA